The genomic stretch ATGGAGCAACTAATGTTACAAAATAACAAGCTTCATGGAAGTTTATTTGGATGGCTAGAGGAGATGAAGAATCTAAGCATTCTTGATCTTAGAAATAATTCACTAGGAGGGCCTATTCCTAGTGGAATTGGGAGACACTCAAATTTTCAATGGTTAGACCTCTCTTATAATTCCTTGCAAGGTGTCGTATCTGAAGCTCATTTTGCCAACCTATCAAAGTTGGACACGTTGATCTTAGGCCCAAATTCATTGATTATTGACATGGATCAAAATTGGATCCCTccatttcaactttcaaatcttattttagattcttgtcaatttttGCATCCTCAATTTCCAGCGTGGCTTCGATCGCAAATGCTACTTGTTGATCTAAGCCTGCCCAACACTAGCATTGCAGATACCATTCCTGAATGGTTTTGGAATTTGCCATATCGTTTCGTAGATCTCTCCTATAATCAGATTAGAGGCAAGTTGCCCGTGTCCTTGCAATCTACAATCCTAGAACGTTTTGTTTGGAGGTCTAACAAACTTGAAGGCCCAATTCCGTCTTTCCCAAACACGCTTCAAATATTAGATCTGTCAGAAAATTCTATATCAGGACCCCTCCTCTCACCAATCTCGAATATGTCGCAGTTAAGTTTTTTGTTACTATCAAGCAATCAGATTAACGGTAGTATCCCATCTTATATATGTGAACTAATATATCTAGAAGTTCTGGATCTTTCAAACAACTCTTTATCAGGAGAACTCCCTCAATGCTGGAAGAATTCATTCCTTTTAATCTTGGATTTGTCAAACAACAATCTTGCCGGCAAAATTCCTTCTTCAATTGGTTCACTGAGCTCGCTCACATTATTGCACCTCAACAATAACAACTTCTATGGAGAACTTCCTTTGGAATTGCAACATTGCGATAATTTACTGTTCCTTGACCTTAGAAACAATAAACTCACAGGGGAAATCCCGAGATGGATAGGTGAAAACTTGCAGGATCTAGTAATATTGCAGTTGAGGTCAAATTTGTTTGTGGGTGAAATTCCTTCAGAACTTGCACGACTCGGTTACCTCCAATTCTTGGATCTTGCGCATAACAATTTGACAGGATCAATACCACGCTCTTTTGGTAACTTTAGCGCTATGACCTATGATGCAATTCACAATTATGATGGAAATGGATATACCATTGACGAGAGCAACTTTACATCTTTTGACTACAGCAGTAACTTGCTTGTGGTAATACAAGGAGAAGAGTATCAATATTCTACCACCATTTATCTTCTCAAGATTCTGGACCTCTCGGAAAACAATCTAAGTGGACAAATTCCAGAAGAGATAGTTGCACTTGTGTTATTGCGTAGTTTGAATTTATCAGGAAATCATCTAACTGGAATGATTCCGGAAAGGTTAGGTGGCATGCGCTCCCTGGAATCGCTTGACCTCTCCCTAAATGAGCTTCAAGGTGCTATTCCACAAAGCTTGTCGGCTTTGACATTTTTGAACTACTTGAATTTATCTTATAACAATTTATCTGGAAGAATTCCAACGGGAAATCAATTGAGCACACTCGATAACCCTTCAATTTATATTGGCAACACTTATCTTTGTGGACCTCCGACGGGAAAGAATTGTTCTGAAAATCATACAATACCTAATATTGCTGGAGATGACTATGATGGTTCTGAGTCAACATGGCTATACATCGGCATGGGATTAGGGTTTGTCGCTGGATTTTGGGGCGTCTGCGGTATCCTAATATTCAAGGAGTCCTGGAGTAGTGCCTATTTTCAAATGATTGATAGGCTATACAACAAAATATATGTGATAATAGCAATAAATATGAGAAAGTTGAATAGAAAAATGCGCGGATGAAGTCCATTTTCTACAATTTATCTTTATGTATggtgtgtttctttttttcttttgcatgcTATTTGTTATTATAAGTTCACAACATTCTCCTATGTGTAATGTTTGCTTAATTATAATGTCTACTTCCTGTGAAATTTTctcttctcccttttttttttcccgcctTTTCAGTATTAATACTTATATAGATGTCTTTCTGGTTTGAGAAATTGGGTTGTGCTGCATATGCATCAACCCTTTTTTGATTCTCTTTTATGTTCCTGCTGGCTAATTAATTTATGCTGCAAATTTAagcaagatattttttttaataatcatttTTTTGACATTGTGAGGAATTGACTAATCTTGTAATTGGAGGATTTTTTAAAGTTGCACTTAATTGACTAGGATttagaagaggaagagaacagtcccatcaaaaaaagaaaaaatatatatataagcttcatagggtagaaaaaataaaattctatttgtTAATTGTTGTCCCAATTGTTGAGTTAATTATATTAGGCCTATTTGTTATTAGGTTGTTATTTTGGGCTATATAGTTTggtgaagtcaaaatattttatttctatgttttcttATTATGTATGTGGGCTTCCTATTTTAAGCCTTTGAATTATGattcttttgatccaaaggcccaTATTTGATAGCTTCTTCTCTTAAAAACTAAGATaggatataataatattaaagaaaaaaagagagagatgtagTGAGTGAGAAAAGAAGtgggagaaaaaagagaaaactctagagcttgattttgattttggttctATCAAAAAGGAAATGAGATCTCTTTGTGAGGTATAATTTATACCATTTGGATAGAGCTAAAGATTATTGGAGctctctttatatattaaagtttaggtgatatttttttcatttgtatTTTTCTTGTAATCTCCAATTTTTATAGTGgaggttttttttgcattattcTTCTTTAGATATAGGTATAGCCGAACCACATAAATCCTTATCTTCTTGTAATTTTGTTTACTCTGCTATTACTCTTGTGCTTGGCTTTCTATTGGAGGTTTGTAGAGAGTGGGTTGTAAAATTGTGCACTAAATGTTTGTGAAATTACCATCAATATTTTTTACCCTCATTTTACAACACTATTGAAAACCGAAATACCCTAgtatctcaaatataaaatatcttaaaaataattgaaaatcaaaaaatttaaagtgcACAAACATTTTACGTGATTTGACTATTAACCTATCTTTGTGAACGTAAATGGAACGAAGAACTtacttgttaaaaaaaaaaaaaaaaacccaataaaGGTCTTTTTTA from Ananas comosus cultivar F153 unplaced genomic scaffold, ASM154086v1, whole genome shotgun sequence encodes the following:
- the LOC109704112 gene encoding receptor-like protein 12, whose amino-acid sequence is MQYRLLLLLALWLLGHHGILTSGCFEIEKEALLTFKAGIIDTSNRLSSWAGRDCCSTWKGVVCDNNTGHVLKLNLRNKYFGHSNWSDYNSLRGEINPSLLVLSHLSRLDLSGNDFGGISIPKFIGSLKSLMHLDLSGSNFGGEIPEQLGNLSNLRYIDLSRSLFTCETPLQISNLSRLHTLRLSDAFASYNPCVGDLSWLSHLSSIRVLHLSLLNLSNATDWLEAVNTLHFLQELVLSACHLTNIPTSLSYLNFTSLKFLAISENGPFNTILPTWLWNLTKLSYLDLRYSGFHGKIPDSLGNLTSLNTLLLGSNDFDGGIPRSIQNLCNLVNIDLSSVGIGGDIAELMGQLHCSWKNMEQLMLQNNKLHGSLFGWLEEMKNLSILDLRNNSLGGPIPSGIGRHSNFQWLDLSYNSLQGVVSEAHFANLSKLDTLILGPNSLIIDMDQNWIPPFQLSNLILDSCQFLHPQFPAWLRSQMLLVDLSLPNTSIADTIPEWFWNLPYRFVDLSYNQIRGKLPVSLQSTILERFVWRSNKLEGPIPSFPNTLQILDLSENSISGPLLSPISNMSQLSFLLLSSNQINGSIPSYICELIYLEVLDLSNNSLSGELPQCWKNSFLLILDLSNNNLAGKIPSSIGSLSSLTLLHLNNNNFYGELPLELQHCDNLLFLDLRNNKLTGEIPRWIGENLQDLVILQLRSNLFVGEIPSELARLGYLQFLDLAHNNLTGSIPRSFGNFSAMTYDAIHNYDGNGYTIDESNFTSFDYSSNLLVVIQGEEYQYSTTIYLLKILDLSENNLSGQIPEEIVALVLLRSLNLSGNHLTGMIPERLGGMRSLESLDLSLNELQGAIPQSLSALTFLNYLNLSYNNLSGRIPTGNQLSTLDNPSIYIGNTYLCGPPTGKNCSENHTIPNIAGDDYDGSESTWLYIGMGLGFVAGFWGVCGILIFKESWSSAYFQMIDRLYNKIYVIIAINMRKLNRKMRG